The nucleotide sequence AGCGCTCCCCTCCTCATCCTCCGCGGCTTCCAGACCACCTCCATGACCGCGATGGGCATGATGTCCGGCATGTCGAGCTACTACCTCAACGGCACCAAGGTCCAGGGCATCCCGGTCAACATGGCCAACGTCGAGAGCGTCCAGGTCGTCAAGGGCCCCGACTCCGTCCTCTTCGGCCGCGGCGAGCCCGGCGGCCTCGTCAACGTCGTCTCCCGCCCCGTTAGCGAGACCACCCGCTTCAGCCTCGAAGGCACCGCCGCCGATACCGGCGCCTACCGCGTCATCGCCGAGGGCAGCGGCCCGCTCGGCACCGGCCGCGCCCTCTTCGGCCGCCTCGCCGCCTCGACCACCCGCGTCGAGAGCGACCGCGACTTCGTCGTCGAAAACATCCTCGGCCTCAGCGCCGGCGCCGTGTGGGCGCCCGACGCGAAAACGCGCGTCAGCCTCACCGTCGACCGCGTCGAGCAGGAATACCGCAACGACTATGGCGTGCCCGCCCTTGGCAACCGTCCGGCCAACCTGCCCGACTCGCGCCAGTTCAACGACGCCCCCGAGCTGTCCACCATCGACACCACCTCCGCCCTCCTCGAGTTCCGCCGCCAGCTCAACGACGCCTGGTCGCTCAAAGCCCGCGCGCTCACCCTCGAAGCCGACACCCACGAGATGGACATTTCCCCATGGCGTTCTGACCTAACGACCGGCGAGGACCGCATCGCCGTCGCCAACGAGCTCGCCCGCTACTACTATTACATCCGCCCCGACGGCCGCTACCGCCTCGACCAGTTCACCCTCGACCTCACCGGCAAGTTCGAGACCGGATCCCTCGGCCACACCCTTCTCGCCGGCTTCGACACCTACTACGGCCGCAAGACCGGCACGACTTACTTCCAGCAGCTCAACTCGGTCAACATCTTCAACCCCGACTTCAGCCAGACGCCCCGCTTCGACCCGGCGATGGCCATGCCGGTGGAATACGACGACCATAACCGCTGGACCAGCGTATACGTCAACGACCAGGTCGCCCTCGGCCACGGGGTGCACCTCGTCGGCGCCCTGCGCTACGACCGGACCAGCGCGATCTTCGCCGCGCCCGGCACGCAGGCGAACAAGGAATCCTTCGTCACGCCGCGCGCCGGCCTCGTCTGGGAGGTCCGTCCGGGCCACGTGCTCTTCGCCCAATACCAGGACGCCGTCGCCGCCAACAACGGCCGCAACGTCGACGGCACCCCGCTCGACGCCGAGACGGCCCGCCAGGTCGAGGCCGGCTGGCGCTACACCGCGCCCGACCAGCGCCTCACCACGACCCTCTCGGTCTACGAGCTGACCAAGAGCAACCGCACCGACTACTCGCTCTACCCGGTCACCATCCAGACCATCGGCGAGGCCCGCTCGCGCGGCGTCGAGTGGGACTTCCTCGGCCGCGTCACCGACGAGCTCTCCGTCATCGCCTCCGCCGCCTACACCGAGGCGGAAGTCACGAAGGATCCGTTCTACCAGGGTACCCGCCTGGCCAACGTGCCGCGCACCTCCGGCAGCCTCTGGACCCGCTACCAGCTCGCCGGCGGGTGGGCCGTCGGCGCCGGCGTCTTCGCCCAGGGCCAGCGCCAGGGCGACCAGGCCAACACCTTCCAGCTCCCCGGCTATGCCCGCACCGACGCGATGCTCTCCTACGACTTCACCGCCGGCATCGCCCGCGTCACCCTCCAGCTCAACGTGGACAACGTCCTCGACCGCCGCTTCTACACCGGCAGCCACCAGTTCGTGAAGGACTGGATCGCCCCCGGCAAGCCGCGCACGTTCACGTTCAGCGCGCGCGTCGAATATTAACCGGATCCACCCATGAAATCCCGGCCTGCTGTTCGGCTCCTGCTTCCCATCGTCGCCTGGCTGGCGCTGGCCGGTCTTGTTGCTTCCGCCGCGCCTTCCCCCGACGCTGACGCCGTGCCGGATGCCCGGCTCACCGCCCCACTCGCGGTCCCCGCGAACGGTGAAATCCGCGTCGCTTTCCTCCTCTCGCCCGGAGCGGAAGTGGTCGATTTCGCCGGCCCATGGGGGGTGTTCGAATACGTGTTTGTCGGCCAGGATTACCGGAGACCCTTCAAGCTCTACACCGTCGCCGCGGCGAAGGAGCCGGTCACCGTCTCAGGCGGCCTGACCGTGATGCCCAACCACGCCTTCGCCGACGCTCCCGCGCCCGATGTCATCGTGGTACCGGCCATAGACCTGGAAAAGCTCGCCCCCTCCGCGCTCGAGTGGTTGCGCGCGGCGCAAGCAGACACCGCTGTCACGATGTCTGTTTGCAACGGGTCCCTTGTTCTCGGCCAGGCTGGCCTGCTCGACGGCAAAACCGCCACCGCCCACCATGGCGGCTATACCACCCTGCGCGCGGAGTTCCCGAAGGTGAACGTGGTCCGCGGCGTCCGTTACGTCGAGGATGGCAAGATCGCCACCGCCGGCGGCCTGACTTCGGGCGTCGATCTCGCCCTGCGCGTGGTCGAACGCTACTACGGCCGAGAGGCGACGCTGCAAACCGCGCGGTATCTCGAATACCAAGGCACTGGCTGGATGCATCCGCAGAGCAATGCCGAATTCGCCCGGAAGCCCGCTCAAGTTCCAGGATATTCGCTCTGCCCGGTCTGCGAAATGGGAGTCAGTGAAACAACCGCGCTGAAGACCGAATTTGAAAGGAAGACCCACTACTTCTGTAGCCAGTGGTGCCAAGATCACTTCGCGGCGAATCCCCAACGCTACCTCGACGCGAATTGAGCCCCGCCCTCTGCCGCCATTCACCCCATGAACTCCTGGAAATTCTCCCTCAAGCAGACGGCCGTCACCGTCTACATTTTCTTCCTCATCATTGCGCTCGGCTACGCCGTCGGCTTCGCCGCCCACGGCCAGATGCTGGTCAAGATCGCGCTGCCGCTCGGCCTCGCCGTCATCCTCGCCGTGTTCTGGCTCGGCCGCACTGCCGAGCTGCTGGCCTGGGCCGGTCTCACCACCTGGTTGGGCATGACCTACGCCCACACCGGCCCGCCGGTCGAGATCGCCGTGTTTTTCGGCTACGTCGCTTGCGCCGCCCTCGGCGTCTTCCGCTCGCCGTGGTTCCTTGCCATTCCGTGGCTGGCTCACATCGGGTGGGACTTTCTGCCGCGCTCCCTGCCCAAGATGTATGAGGAACTGCCCCACGCCTGCGCCCTCTTCGACGGCCCGATCGGCCTCTACCTCGCCTGGGGCGCCTGGCGGCGCCGCTGGCCGCAACTTTCGCCCACGCCAAATCCGCAACCGACAACCGATCCGCATCCATGAAAACGTCCGCCCGTGTCCTCCTGGCGCTGCTGGCCCAAGCCTCCACCGCTCTCCTCGCCCAAACCACCGCCCCGGCCCCCGCCGCGGGCGAATCCGACCCGATCCGGCTCGAGCCAGTGGTTATCACCGCGGCCCAGACCCAACAGCCGCTCGTCATCACCGCCGACCCGAAGGCCCCCGCCCAGCCCGTGCCCGCCCACGACGGCGCGGACGTCCTCAAGAACATCCCGGGCTTCGCCGTCATCCGCAAGGGCGGCACCGACGGCGACCCCGTCCTCCGCGGCCTCGCCGGCTCCCGCCTCGGCATCCAGGTCGACGGCGAGTGCATCTTCGGCGGCTGCGGCTCCCGCATGGACCCGCCCACCGCCTACGTCTTCCCCACGGCCTACGACCGCATCACCGTCATCAAGGGCCCGCAGACCGTCCTCCACGGACCGGGCAACACCGCCGGCGTCGTGCTTTTCGAGCGCGACCTGCGCCGCCTCGACCAGCCGTATAACGGCTTCCTGGCCTCCGCCACCGCCGCCAGCTTCGGCCGCGTCGACGGCGTCGTGGATGCCCGCAGCGGCACCGCCACCGTGCAGGCCCGCGCCACCGGCACCTTCACCCGCGCCGACGATTACGAGGACGGCGCGGGCCGCGCCGTGCACTCCGCCTACGAACGTTGGAGCACCAACGCCACCCTCGCCTGGACCCCCGACGCCCACACCGTCGTCGAGTTCACCGGCGCCCGCAGCGACGGCGAGGCCGCCTACGCCGACCGCATGATGGACGGTGTCCTCTTCGACCGCACCAACTATGCCGTCCAGGTCCGGCGCGAGAACCTCTCGTCCCTCGTCACCCGCGCCGAGGCCCGCTGGTTCCACAACTACGTGGACCACGTGATGGACAACTACACCCTGCGCCCCTTCGTCGCCTCCATGATGATGCCCGGCCGGTCCGTCTCGAACCCCGATCGCCTCACCACCGGCGGCCTCGCCCAGCTCACGCTCGCCCCGGCCGCCGCCGTCACCGTCACCGCCGGCCTCGACACCCAGCGCAACGTGCACGCCCTCCGCTCCACCATGAACCAAGGCATGATGCCCTACGAAGCCCGGGCCCGGGTGCGCGACGCGAAATTCACCCAGGCCGGCGCCTTTGCCGAGGGCAACTGGCTCGCCGCCCCGGGCCACCGCGTCATCGCCGGCGCACGTCTCGACCGCTGGGAGGCCCAGGATCCCCGCGCCACGGTCGCGCTTTCCATGATGAGCACCGCCGCCAACCCCAGCGCCGGGCGCACCCGCACCTCCGACCTGGCCAGCGGCTTCGCGCGCTACGAGCACGACCTCGACGGCGGGACCCCGGTCACACTCTACGCCGGCCTCGGCCGCGTGCAGCGCTTCCCCGACTACTGGGAACTGATCAAGAACGAGAGCGCCGCCACCGTCTCCGCCTTCGGCACCAAGCCCGAGACTACGACCCAGTTCGACGCCGGCGCGCTCTACCGCGCGGGTCCGGTCGAGTTCTCCCTCTCGGTCTTCGCCGCGGACCTCGCCGACTACATCCTCGTGCAGAGCAACGTCGCCAAACCCTCCGGCATGATGGGCAGCCGGATGGCCGTCATCACCCGCAACATCGACGCCTCCACCTTCGGCGGTGAGGCCGCGCTCGCCTGGCGCTTCGCCGAACACTGGAAGGCCGACGCCTCGCTCGCCTACGTGCGCGGCGAGAACGACACCGACTCCCGCCCCCTCGCGCAGCTGCCGCCGCTTGAGGGCCGCCTCGCTCTCGCCTACGCCACGACGGACTGGTCGGCCGGCGGCCTCGTCCGGCTCGTGTCCGCCCAGGACCGCGTCGCCGTCAACCAGGGCAACATCGTCGGCCAGGACATCGGCCGCTCGTCCGGCTTCGCCATCCTCTCCCTCAACGCCAGCCGCCGCTTCGGCCAGCACTTCCGCCTCTCCGCCGGAATCGACAATCTCCTCGACCGGACGTATGCTGAACATATCAGCCGCGCCGGCGGCATGGTGTCCGGCTTCATCCAGACCACCCGCGTCAACGAACCCGGCCGCACCCTGTGGCTGAAGCTCGATGCGTCCTACTAAACCACCCTTCCCATGAAATCATCCCTCCGCCTCCTCCTCGCGCTGCTTGCCCTCCCGGCCGCGACGCTCTGGGCCAACGAAAAAACCGACGCCCCGTCCAAGAACTGCGGCTGCGCCTGCTGCAAGGGCAAGGCCACCTGCTGCTGTAACGAGGAAACGTCCGCTGAACCCGCCCCACCCGACCAGGCGAAGCGGTACCCCCTCAAGGGCGTGATCATGGACATCCTCGCCGACCAGACCGCCCTCCTCGTCAAACACGAGGCGATCCCCGGCTACATGAAGGCCATGACGATGCTGCTCAAGGTCGACGCCGCCACCCTCGCCGCCGCCACCAAGGGCCAGGCCATCACCGCCACCCTCGTCGAGCGCGCGGACGGTTTCTGGCTCGAGGACGTCCAGTCGGCCAAGTAACCCTCGCATGCGCCCGCTGCTCCTCGTCCTCGCTCTCACGCTGGCCGGCTGTTCCCGCCAGGAACCGCCGGCCGCGCCCGCCCCCGCCGGCCCGAAGGAATACGCCCTGACCGGCGAGGTCGTGGCGCTCACCCCGGAGCGCAACGCCATCATCGCGAAGCATGACGAGATCCCGGGTTACATGCCACCGATGACGATGGAGTTCATCGTCGAGGCGCCGGAACGCGCGAAGCTCGCCGAGGGCACGCGCTTCCGCGCCCGGCTGGTCGACGACGACTCGGGCACCTTGCGCCTGCTCGACGTCGTGCCGCTCGACCCGGTCAAGGAGGCCGCCGTGGCCGCCGCCGCCAACCAACTGCGGCAGGACACCTCCATGCGCGGCAACTCCGCCTACCGCGAGATCGGCGAAACCGTGCCGTCGTTCACCCTGTACGACCAGTACGGCGAGATTTTCTCCCCCAGCCGCGTCCGCGGAAAATGGGTCGTGATGAACTTCATCTACACCCGCTGCCCCATCGCCACGATGTGCCCCGCCGCCACCGCCCGCATGTATGACCTGCAACGAACCGCCCGCGAGCAGGGCCGCGACGACTTGGAGCTGATCTCCGTCACCCTCGATCCGGCCTACGACACGCCCCCCGTGCTGAAGAGCTACGCCGAAACCCGCGGCCTCGACGGAAGAAATTTCCACCTCCTCACCGGTCCCGAGGGCGCCGTGCGCGACCTGCTCGTCCAATTCGGCGTCATCGTCGAGCCCGGCGAAAATTTCCTGAAACACACCCTCGCCACGCTCCTTATCAACCCGCAGGGCAAGATCGTACACCGCGTGGACGGCACCTCCTGGAAACCGCAGGTCTTCCTCGACCGGTTGCCCGCGGTGAAACCCGCCCCCGCCGTCACGCCGCTCACCTCCGCCGTGCCCGCCGACTCCGGCGAGTCGAGCCTCGTCCGCGGCCCCGACGGCACGGTCTACCTGACCTATTCCGGCGCTGGGCGCTTGACCGAGGAGCGCGGCCTCTGGCTCGCCACCCTCGCCCCCGGGGCCGCCGCGTGGACCGCGCCGCGTCTCATCACGAGCACCCCGCTGCTCATGGAAAATTGGGCCGACTTCGCCACGCTCACCGTGGCGACCGACGGCACGCTCTGGGCCCAATGGTACCAGCGCCCGTCCGGCGACGAGCCCCGCGGCTACGATGGCTGGTTCGCCCGCTCGACCGACGGCGGTGATTCCTGGTCCGACCCCGCCCCGCTCGGCCACGAGTTCGTCAGCCTCGCCCCGCTCTCCGGCGGCCGCGTCCTCGCCGTGTGGCTCGAAAGCACCCGCGTGCGCGACCCAAACGCCCCGCGCGTGAAACGCGATCCCAACGCCCCGCGTCCGGCCCCGGACCCGAACGCCCCCTACGCGCCCTCGATGCGCCTGAAATCCCGCCTCCTCGCCCCCGACGGCGCCGCCCTCCAGGAGTGGATCGTGGACCCCGACGTCTGCACCTGCTGCCAGACCACCCTCGCCTCCCTTCCCGACGACCACGTCCTCGTCTCCTACCGCGGCCACCTGCCCGACGAGACCCGCGACAACCAGCTCGCCCGCTTCGATGGCACCGCCTGGGACACTCCCCGCACCCTGCACGACGACGGCTGGAAGATCCCCGCCTGCCCCGTCAACGGCCCCGCCGCCGATGCCCTGCACGAGCATACCGCCGTGGCGTGGTTCACCGCTGCGGAGGGTGTGGCGAGGGTGCAGGCCAAACTCTCCCCCGACGGCGGTCGCACCTTCGGCCCCGCCCTGCCCATCGACCTCGGCCGCCCCATCGGGCGGCTCGACCTCGTGTCCCTCGCCGACGGCTCGTCCGTCATTTCCTGGCTCGAGGCCCGGAGCGAGAACAACGCCGCCGGCCTCTACGTGCGCCGCCTCTTCCCCGACGGCCGGCTCTCCGCCCCCCTGCAGGTCGCCGCCACCAGCGCCGTCCGCGCCAGCGGCTTTCCACGCCTGGCCGCCCAACCGGGCGACCACTTGCCCGTGGTCATCAGCTGGACCGACGCCACCCCCTCCGACCCGGCCGACCCGAAATCGCCGGCCGCGACGCGCGTCCTCACCGCCCGCTTCGACGCCGCGCGCCTGGCCAAGGCCGCGCCCACCGCCGCCGTGCCCGGCTCCGTCCGGCCGATCGCCGTCGTGCGCGGCCAGAACCTCGAACTCCTCGAGGTTTGCGCCGTGCCGGAAATCGGCCACTGATTGCCCCATCATGTTGCCCCGCGTTGCCCGCTTCCTCCTGCTCACCTGCCCGGTCCTGCTCGCCGCTCACGAATGCTGGCTCCAGCCCTCACGTTTTGACCCCGTCCCCGGTCAGGAGCTGGGGCTGCGCCTGAATGTCGGCATGAATTTCCAAGGCGAGGCGCGGCCTTTCAACCCGCAGCGTGCCGCGCGCCTGGCCTACTACTCTGCCGCCGGTGCCGCCGACTGGACCGGAAAGACCTCGGGCCAGACCGAACTGGATTTCTCGCTCCCCACTCCCGGCACCCACGTCCTCGCCCTCGATAGCGGCGCGAACCTCATCACCCTCGAGGCGGAAAAATTCAACGCCTACCTCAAGGAGGAAGGCCTCACCTCGGTTCTCGCCCAGCGCGAGCAGGCCGGGGAGACCAACACGCCCGGCAAGGAACGCTACATCCGCCATATCAAGACCCTCCTGCAGGCCGGCGGCCGCAGTGACGACACCTGGCAGATACGCACCGGCCAGCGCCTTGAACTCGTGCCGCTCAACAACCCGGCGACCGTGCACCCCGGCGGCACGCAGCGCGTCCAATTGCTCTTCGCCGGCCAGCCGCTCGCCGACAACCTCGTCCGCGCCTGGCACCGGGCCGGCGACAAGCTAACGGTGATCGACGTTCGCACGAGCGCCTCCGGTGAAGCCGCCTTCACCTTGCCCGCCGCCGGAGCGTGGATGCTGAGTACGGTGCACATGGCCCGTGTCACCGGCGACGCGCAGGCCGACTGGGAAAGCCTCTGGGGCAACCTCACCTTCGCGATCACCGAGCCCGCACCCGCCCACCCGGTGAAGGGCGTGATCATGGGCATCATGACGGAGAAGACTGCGCTGCTCGTGAAGCACGAGGAGGTCCCTGGCGTGATGCGCGCCATGACGATGATGTTCAAGGTCGACCCCGCCGTGCTGACGCGCGTGAAACGCACCGACGCGATTCGCGGCAAGATGCAACGCCGCCCCGACGGCTGGTGGCTCCTCGACGTCGAGGTCCTCCCCCCGGCGAAATAACCCGACTCCCTCCCCGCCGTGTACCGTCATGCACAAGTAACCTAATGGGTTACTCGTGCATCGGGCGCCGGACCGGCGGGTGACTCCGGTGCCTTGCTTCCCAGCGGCGGAGAATTTCAGTGCCATCATGCCCCGCCTGTTTGTTGCCCTTATCCCTCCCGCAACCGTGCGGTCCGAACTGGCGGCCGCCGCCACGCCGCTCGCGGGCGTGCGCTGGACGCCGGCCGCGAACCTCCATCTGACGATGCGCTTCATCGGCGAAACCGACGACGCGCACATGGAACGCTATGCCGCTGCGCTCGCGCGCGTCCGGGTGGAGTCGTTCCTCCTGCCCGTCGGGGGCGTAGGC is from Lacunisphaera limnophila and encodes:
- a CDS encoding TonB-dependent siderophore receptor, translated to MQLPRPVIVALLALAPAALSAQTAAPATGPVLKLEPYSVTGSRPDDLSSLADKTGVDPRLAAQSFAVVPRAVLDDQKVLTLAEATRNVSGTATDFGFNGSSAPLLILRGFQTTSMTAMGMMSGMSSYYLNGTKVQGIPVNMANVESVQVVKGPDSVLFGRGEPGGLVNVVSRPVSETTRFSLEGTAADTGAYRVIAEGSGPLGTGRALFGRLAASTTRVESDRDFVVENILGLSAGAVWAPDAKTRVSLTVDRVEQEYRNDYGVPALGNRPANLPDSRQFNDAPELSTIDTTSALLEFRRQLNDAWSLKARALTLEADTHEMDISPWRSDLTTGEDRIAVANELARYYYYIRPDGRYRLDQFTLDLTGKFETGSLGHTLLAGFDTYYGRKTGTTYFQQLNSVNIFNPDFSQTPRFDPAMAMPVEYDDHNRWTSVYVNDQVALGHGVHLVGALRYDRTSAIFAAPGTQANKESFVTPRAGLVWEVRPGHVLFAQYQDAVAANNGRNVDGTPLDAETARQVEAGWRYTAPDQRLTTTLSVYELTKSNRTDYSLYPVTIQTIGEARSRGVEWDFLGRVTDELSVIASAAYTEAEVTKDPFYQGTRLANVPRTSGSLWTRYQLAGGWAVGAGVFAQGQRQGDQANTFQLPGYARTDAMLSYDFTAGIARVTLQLNVDNVLDRRFYTGSHQFVKDWIAPGKPRTFTFSARVEY
- a CDS encoding DJ-1/PfpI family protein; its protein translation is MKSRPAVRLLLPIVAWLALAGLVASAAPSPDADAVPDARLTAPLAVPANGEIRVAFLLSPGAEVVDFAGPWGVFEYVFVGQDYRRPFKLYTVAAAKEPVTVSGGLTVMPNHAFADAPAPDVIVVPAIDLEKLAPSALEWLRAAQADTAVTMSVCNGSLVLGQAGLLDGKTATAHHGGYTTLRAEFPKVNVVRGVRYVEDGKIATAGGLTSGVDLALRVVERYYGREATLQTARYLEYQGTGWMHPQSNAEFARKPAQVPGYSLCPVCEMGVSETTALKTEFERKTHYFCSQWCQDHFAANPQRYLDAN
- a CDS encoding TonB-dependent copper receptor; this encodes MKTSARVLLALLAQASTALLAQTTAPAPAAGESDPIRLEPVVITAAQTQQPLVITADPKAPAQPVPAHDGADVLKNIPGFAVIRKGGTDGDPVLRGLAGSRLGIQVDGECIFGGCGSRMDPPTAYVFPTAYDRITVIKGPQTVLHGPGNTAGVVLFERDLRRLDQPYNGFLASATAASFGRVDGVVDARSGTATVQARATGTFTRADDYEDGAGRAVHSAYERWSTNATLAWTPDAHTVVEFTGARSDGEAAYADRMMDGVLFDRTNYAVQVRRENLSSLVTRAEARWFHNYVDHVMDNYTLRPFVASMMMPGRSVSNPDRLTTGGLAQLTLAPAAAVTVTAGLDTQRNVHALRSTMNQGMMPYEARARVRDAKFTQAGAFAEGNWLAAPGHRVIAGARLDRWEAQDPRATVALSMMSTAANPSAGRTRTSDLASGFARYEHDLDGGTPVTLYAGLGRVQRFPDYWELIKNESAATVSAFGTKPETTTQFDAGALYRAGPVEFSLSVFAADLADYILVQSNVAKPSGMMGSRMAVITRNIDASTFGGEAALAWRFAEHWKADASLAYVRGENDTDSRPLAQLPPLEGRLALAYATTDWSAGGLVRLVSAQDRVAVNQGNIVGQDIGRSSGFAILSLNASRRFGQHFRLSAGIDNLLDRTYAEHISRAGGMVSGFIQTTRVNEPGRTLWLKLDASY
- a CDS encoding copper-binding protein, which translates into the protein MKSSLRLLLALLALPAATLWANEKTDAPSKNCGCACCKGKATCCCNEETSAEPAPPDQAKRYPLKGVIMDILADQTALLVKHEAIPGYMKAMTMLLKVDAATLAAATKGQAITATLVERADGFWLEDVQSAK
- a CDS encoding SCO family protein codes for the protein MRPLLLVLALTLAGCSRQEPPAAPAPAGPKEYALTGEVVALTPERNAIIAKHDEIPGYMPPMTMEFIVEAPERAKLAEGTRFRARLVDDDSGTLRLLDVVPLDPVKEAAVAAAANQLRQDTSMRGNSAYREIGETVPSFTLYDQYGEIFSPSRVRGKWVVMNFIYTRCPIATMCPAATARMYDLQRTAREQGRDDLELISVTLDPAYDTPPVLKSYAETRGLDGRNFHLLTGPEGAVRDLLVQFGVIVEPGENFLKHTLATLLINPQGKIVHRVDGTSWKPQVFLDRLPAVKPAPAVTPLTSAVPADSGESSLVRGPDGTVYLTYSGAGRLTEERGLWLATLAPGAAAWTAPRLITSTPLLMENWADFATLTVATDGTLWAQWYQRPSGDEPRGYDGWFARSTDGGDSWSDPAPLGHEFVSLAPLSGGRVLAVWLESTRVRDPNAPRVKRDPNAPRPAPDPNAPYAPSMRLKSRLLAPDGAALQEWIVDPDVCTCCQTTLASLPDDHVLVSYRGHLPDETRDNQLARFDGTAWDTPRTLHDDGWKIPACPVNGPAADALHEHTAVAWFTAAEGVARVQAKLSPDGGRTFGPALPIDLGRPIGRLDLVSLADGSSVISWLEARSENNAAGLYVRRLFPDGRLSAPLQVAATSAVRASGFPRLAAQPGDHLPVVISWTDATPSDPADPKSPAATRVLTARFDAARLAKAAPTAAVPGSVRPIAVVRGQNLELLEVCAVPEIGH
- a CDS encoding DUF4198 domain-containing protein, producing the protein MLPRVARFLLLTCPVLLAAHECWLQPSRFDPVPGQELGLRLNVGMNFQGEARPFNPQRAARLAYYSAAGAADWTGKTSGQTELDFSLPTPGTHVLALDSGANLITLEAEKFNAYLKEEGLTSVLAQREQAGETNTPGKERYIRHIKTLLQAGGRSDDTWQIRTGQRLELVPLNNPATVHPGGTQRVQLLFAGQPLADNLVRAWHRAGDKLTVIDVRTSASGEAAFTLPAAGAWMLSTVHMARVTGDAQADWESLWGNLTFAITEPAPAHPVKGVIMGIMTEKTALLVKHEEVPGVMRAMTMMFKVDPAVLTRVKRTDAIRGKMQRRPDGWWLLDVEVLPPAK